CTTCTGAGATCCCAAGGGCAGCGCTGAGGCAGGCTCCCGAAGATATTCCGACCAGTATGCCTTCCTCGGAAGCGAGAGTCTTGGTGCATTCACGGGCATCTTCCGTGGAGACCGCGTAGATCCTGTCAATCACGCCGGTATCGAGTTTCTCGGGAACAAAACCGGGCGATATTCCGCAGATGCCGTGAGGACCTTCCTTTCCCTCGGAAAGAGTAGGGCATTCGGTGGGTTCGACCACCACTACCTTGAGGTCGGGATAGATTTTTTTGAGTTCGGAGCCCACTCCCATTACCGTTCCCCCGCTTCCGACTCCGCACACAAAGGCATCGAGATGTCCCGGTATCTGGTTTTTTATTTCTTTTGCGGTCTCCTCGCGGTGAATCTCTATGTCCGCGGTGTTTTTGAACTGGTCAAGAAAATAGGAATCCGGGTTTTCGCGTTCTATCTCACGAGCCTTTTCTCTCGATCCTCGAAGCCCTAAGCTTGGATCGGTAAGAACCGCCTGCCCCTTAAATGCTTTTATTACCTGGATTTTCTCTTTTGCCGTATTCTCGGGCATAACAACGGTGAAGTCGTAGCCGCCTGCCCGGCAGCAGAGGGCTATTCCTATCGCGGTGTTCCCGCTTGACGCTTCGATCACGGTTGTTTTACCGGGTTCTATCAGGTTTTCATGCTCCGCTTGTCTTAGCATGGCGATACATGCCCTGTCCTTTATGCTGCCAGCGGGGTTTAAGTTCTCAAGCTTTGCCCATATCTTTGAGCGTCCGTCTTTCGGTACGCTTCTGAGCTTTATTACCGGAGTGTTGCCGATGCAGTCAATCAGGTTTGCCATTTCGTGTTTTTCGTGCGGATTTTCCGTGCCCGGTCAATACACAGAATTATAGTCAAATCTGGTGTACAAGAGCAAAATCAAGCGGCGACCTGATTGTCTGATTTCACCTCTGTTGTTTTGTCCGTTGTCTC
The sequence above is a segment of the Candidatus Dadabacteria bacterium genome. Coding sequences within it:
- a CDS encoding cysteine synthase family protein, which gives rise to MANLIDCIGNTPVIKLRSVPKDGRSKIWAKLENLNPAGSIKDRACIAMLRQAEHENLIEPGKTTVIEASSGNTAIGIALCCRAGGYDFTVVMPENTAKEKIQVIKAFKGQAVLTDPSLGLRGSREKAREIERENPDSYFLDQFKNTADIEIHREETAKEIKNQIPGHLDAFVCGVGSGGTVMGVGSELKKIYPDLKVVVVEPTECPTLSEGKEGPHGICGISPGFVPEKLDTGVIDRIYAVSTEDARECTKTLASEEGILVGISSGACLSAALGISEELRDGGQVLVTFCDSGEMYLGTDLYD